A genomic window from Lotus japonicus ecotype B-129 chromosome 1, LjGifu_v1.2 includes:
- the LOC130736078 gene encoding uncharacterized protein LOC130736078: MEAGTSEVDNEHDGTIVVRVDLTKAFTPDKAFASHTDLIDWARCVGKENDYVVIVIRSDYGSAKRKPLITLGCERGGKLRARPGGVDGRWKVIVHSGIHNHDSAETLQGHSFVGRLNPDEKVMVGSMIEKRVKPSDMLIALREKNPNNLTRIKQIYNEKQAYNRIKRGPFSEIQHLMKLLEGDKYAYWSRVEGGSNVIKSLFFAHPDSIHLFNEFPTVVLMDSTYKTNRYKIPLLEMVGVTSTNLTYSIAFAYMANERTNEVLWALNRLKGLIVKEENLPKVIVTDKDNVLMKVIEDVFPAARHLVEGAHSKLKKLLSDSLGDLVKAWTAVNKLLIMQHDKIKESYQLSIFVTEHTLNDVFYKDLRGFVSRAALHMIARERKQIDPAIDPELGVSFESELEALKVKFDRSSAAVRKSIIDSIRMISFPERTSMCPPPKKVPTKGRQKGSSKKVTTKSIKVPSQRSTKRMASRWERINVQYPGSWEGSNSTPNTSQRSTSRVKNQSLRPSMLRQIPEEFHRFIDSLVHVKGDGHCGFRCVAAMLDMGEDKWAIVRRTLIQELDTEFDMYCSIFGIAEANEIRCALHVTSDGPVGDDKWMTVPNMAYIISTAYKVVFMTLAISGCNTFFPLRGSADPPALHKRIAVAFVNENHFIGVVLCDGHPMPLTAHMWTYHRRNEAKTWVDPYSARIDTYSAYLAAKHGGGDHSIMDLSED, from the exons ATGGAAGCTGGAACTTCTGAGGTTGATAATGAACATGATGGCACAATTGTTGTTAGGGTGGATCTCACAAAGGCCTTTACTCCTGATAAA GCTTTTGCATCCCACACTGATCTTATTGATTGGGCTCGCTGTGTAGGTAAAGAGAATGATTATGTTGTTATTGTGATTAGGTCTGACTACGGATCTGCAAAAAGGAAGCCTTTGATAACATTGGGATGTGAACGTGGTGGGAA GCTAAGAGCAAGGCCTGGCGGCGTTGATGGGCGATGGAAGGTGATAGTTCATTCTGGGATTCACAACCATGATTCAGCTGAAACATTACAAGGTCACTcttttgttggtcgtctaaatcCTGATGAAAAGGTCATGGTGGGAAGTATGATTGAGAAAAGGGTTAAGCCAAGCGACATGTTGATTGCACTAAGGGAGAAAAACCCCAACAATCTGACTCGAATCAAACAAATCTACAATGAGAAGCAAGCCTACAATAGGATTAAGAGGGGACCTTTTTCGGAGATTCAACACTTGATgaagttgttggaaggtgacaAATACGCATATTGGTCTAGGGTTGAGGGTGGTTCTAATGTGATTAAATCTCTGTTCTTTGCTCACCCTGATTCTATTCATCTTTTTAATGAATTTCCTACGGTGGTGCTTATGGACAGTACATACAAGACCAACAGGTACAAAATTCCTTTACTTGAAATGGTTGGGGTGACATCAACTAATTTGACATACTCTATTGCATTTGCTTACATGGCGAATGAGCGCACAAATGAGGTGTTATGGGCATTAAATAGGTTGAAAGGGTTGATTGTGAAGGAAGAAAATCTTCCTAAGGTAATTGTCACTGACAAGGACAATGTTTTAATGAAAGTCATTGAAGACGTGTTCCCCGCAGCTCGCCATTT AGTTGAAGGTGCGCATTCAaagttgaagaagcttctttcaGATAGCCTAGGTGACTTGGTTAAAGCTTGGACTGCTGTCAACAAGCTTCTTATCATGCAGCATGACAAGATTAAAGAATCATACCAGCTCAGCATTTTTGTCACCGAGCATACTCTCAATGATGTGTTTTATAAGGATTTGCGAGGCTTTGTTTCTAGAGCAGCATTGCATATGATTGCTAGAGAGAGGAAACAAATCG ACCCTGCCATTGATCCTGAGTTGGGCGTCAGTTTTGAGTCTGAACTTGAAGCTTTAAAAGTTAAATTTGACAGATCTTCTGCGGCAGTGAGGAAGTCCATCATTGATAGCATTAGAATGATTTCTTTCCCGGAAAGGACTTCCATGTGTCCTCCTCCAAAGAAGGTCCCAACTAAGGGTAGGCAAAAAGGCTCTTCGAAAAAGGTCACAACAAAGAGTATCAAAGTACCTAGTCAACGCTCTACAAAACGTATGGCGTCTCGTTGGGAGCGTATTAATGTACAATATCCGGGCTCTTGGGAAGGTAGCAACTCCACACCAAATACTAGTCAGCGCTCTACAAGCCGAGTGAAGAATCAAAGCCTCCGCCCAAGCATGTTGAGACAAATCCCCGAAGAGTTTCATCGATTCATTGATTCCTTGGTTCATGTAAAGGGAGACGGACACTGCGGATTTAGATGTGTTGCTGCAATGTTGGATATGGGAGAAGACAAATGGGCGATTGTTCGTCGGACTCTGATCCAAGAACTTGACACTGAATTTGACATGTACTGTTCAATATTTGGGATAGCTGAGGCAAATGAGATACGTTGTGCTTTACATGTCACTTCAGACGGGCCAGTAGGAGACGATAAGTGGATGACCGTTCCTAATATGGCATACATTATATCCACAGCTTATAAAGTGGTGTTCATGACCCTTGCTATTAGTGGATGTAACACTTTCTTCCCATTGAGAGGAAGTGCAGACCCACCGGCACTCCACAAACGCATTGCAGTTGCATTTGTTAATGAAAATCACTTTATTGGG GTTGTTCTTTGTGATGGGCACCCAATGCCGCTCACTGCTCACATGTGGACATATCATCGCAGGAATGAGGCCAAGACATGGGTTGATCCCTATTCTGCTCGAATTGACACTTATAGTGCATATCTTGCCGCTAAACATGGTGGTGGTGATCACTCAATAATGGACCTTAGTGAGGATTAA
- the LOC130713130 gene encoding protein MAIN-LIKE 1-like yields MGSEDGDEDGNSEQDGKSEDGDGTEGVWYPGGPYDLSLLPKFGQHIAHDVWKSYVRSDFKCRAPLKIHHHGKHFFPVKFYSDNVKTLVAAAGLGHLPYSCNGGSVDLSIVTAFVERWMPETSSFHMPWGEMTITLDDVSALLHIPVVGSFFSLGKPTKEEAAPVVVDLLGVTIEEVQDEFRRCRGPSLHYAWLLALVKNRVKESKWTEAARAYLLRLVGMTLFCDKSNTSVSVAYLKLFRDISLAGQYAWGAAALAYLYGQLGEACKKTGRTVAGYLTLLQAWVYARFPGSLFERKEFPQYKADMSVARRWLAFRGTKKVDQKRLNLDNFPAGGVIWKPYMDHYVHRSFEHVSLYSGFIRFSGSIYPYLPERVSRQFGIVQSKPRAPPSKVSCEDCDAMWMDWRNHTIRGRYVDYPHECDIEYNDWYKQHSHPFMIPEELRVDRWSFLEGQFALLSTYSTVAVNPETVGAPAEGTTMWDVVHTMHSIIQKTLEGPEEPKQRRKKRSASGVGTSADYE; encoded by the exons ATGGGTTCTGAAGATGGTGATGAGGATGGTAATAGTGAGCAGGATGGAAAGTCTGAGGATGGTGATGGAACAGAGGGTGTTTGGTATCCCGGAGGTCCCTATGACCTCTCTCTGTTGCCTAAGTTTGGGCAGCATATAGCGCATGACGTCTGGAAGTCATATGTGCGATCTGACTTCAAATGTAGGGCCCCATTGAAGATTCATCATCATGGAAAACACTTCTTTCCTGTAAAATTCTACTCTGACAATGTGAAGACACTTGTGGCAGCTGCAGGGTTGGGACACCTTCCGTATAGTTGTAACGGCGGCTCAGTTGACCTTAGCATTGTGACCGCCTTTGTTGAGCGATGGATGCCAGAGACGTCCTCATTTCATATGCCGTGGGGCGAGATGACGATCACTCTAGATGACGTCTCAGCTCTATTGCACATCCCTGTGGTAGGGTCCTTTTTCTCATTGGGCAAGCCGACTAAGGAAGAGGCTGCCCCTGTGGTTGTTGATTTGCTGGGGGTGACAATTGAGGAGGTGCAGGATGAGTTTCGGAGGTGTAGAGGTCCTAGTCTTCATTATGCTTGGCTTCTAGCTCTTGTGAAAAACCGTGTGAAGGAATCGAAATGGACAGAAGCAGCCCGAGCTTACTTGTTACGCTTGGTTGGCATGACTCTCTTTTGTGATAAGAGTAACACGTCTGTTAGTGTTGCCTATCTTAAGCTTTTCAGGGATATTAGCTTGGCTGGTCAGTATGCATGGGGTGCGGCGGCGTTGGCATATTTGTATGGTCAGTTAGGGGAGGCTTGCAAAAAGACTGGGAGGACAGTTGCTGGGTATTTAACTTTGCTACAG GCGTGGGTATATGCACGTTTTCCTGGGTCGCTGTTTGAGAGAAAGGAGTTCCCTCAATACAAAGCGGATATGTCTGTGGCTAGGAGGTGGTTGGCATTCAGGGGGACAAAGAAAGTGGACCAGAAGAGACTTAATCTTGATAACTTTCCTGCTGGTGGAGTGATATGGAAGCCTTATATGGACCATTATGTTCATCGTTCATTTGAACATGTCTCACTGTATAGTGGATTCATCAGGTTCAGCGGCTCAATTTATCCATACCTACCTGAGCGTGTATCCAGGCAGTTTGGGATTGTGCAGTCCAAGCCTCGAGCTCCTCCATCAAAAGTTTCATGCGAGGATTGTGATGCTATGTGGATGGATTGGCGAAACCATACTATTAGAGGACGCTATGTTGATTACCCGCACGAGTGTGATATTGAGTACAATGACTGGTACAAACAACACTCACATCCTTTCATGATTCCTGAGGAGCTGAGAGTTGACCGTTGGTCATTTCTTGag GGTCAGTTTGCTTTGCTGTCGACATACTCTACTGTTGCTGTTAATCCAGAGACTGTTGGGGCACCCGCAGAGGGCACAACCATGTGGGATGTAGTTCATACTATGCATTCCATTATTCAGAAGACATTGGAGGGACCGGAGGAGCCAAAGCAACGTAGAAAGAAGAGGAGTGCTAGCGGGGTTGGGACTTCAGCTGATTATGAGTGA